The window GAGCTGTCTATATCCAACACGTActttctttatcctttctgttgttgttgcactgctgtgggctgggaggaacagcatttcggttattttgtgtatgcaaatacacaagaaaatcacaataaatgaatcttgaatcttgaatcttgaatcttgaatatgCATGCAACACTGGAGGTCAGCTGGAAGGTAGTAAACATTCTGTTAACATAACACCAAATCACTGCTTACCAGCTGAATAAGCATGAACAAGGTTGCTGAAATCAAGAATAAACTGACATTAAAATCCTTTGTTTCTAGAAGGAAGATTAAATTAGCTTTCCAACATGTATGAGCTGCAACGAAACCCAGTGACAGATGCGACAGAGTAGGCTGAGTAGATGATATTATGAAGTCAAGTATTTCTAGAGCTAAATCAACAAAACTAAGAGTCTACAGTTGCGTTcatttgagctaaatgctaatgtcatcatgctaacatgcccacaatgacaatgctaacatgctagtATCAAGCAggtatgatgttttttttaacccattccacagcagacatttttgaCACACCAAAGCAGGAAATAAATGTGAACTTTTTAGTTCTTGTTATGTTTATGGTCATAGAAAATTAAATTCATTGACCATTGTTCAAAAGTATTTGATTGAACAAACTGTAGCTACTAATAACAAATTTGTGATGATTTGTGATGGTGAAATGTATTAAACTCTGTTGACAAACCGTTGATTGTAGTATGattgattaaaatgttattttaaaatcaaaattgtCCTTTTTAATGGGGACAGTAAAGATACTGTAGAAGGTGCTGTACATCACTGTCCCACTTACATCTGTTATTATATTAGTGCCCTAGAGCATTTGCAAAAAAGTGTCCCATTTTGGCTGAACCCATCCAATGTAAGCGGGGCAcatgttatgtttgttttgccCAACCAGTGATCCCAAATCTACTTCAATATATTGTTTCTCAATATACTGAGACTTAGTGTTTACTTGTATAATTGTACATGCAGGTTTCAACGGGATCAGATATGACATTCGTTGGGCAGCAGATAGGTTTCCCAGATGAAGGGCAGTCTCATGCTGAGATGAGGTGGTTGTGGGCCTGCGACATGCTCATCTCCCttataagcacacacacattcacacacacttgccAGACCATGCATCATGCTGTTAATCATTTCTCGGCACAGATCACTCTTATTGTCTGTTTAGGTTTCTGACTAAAACAATATTGATTGTTGTGATACAAGAGGAgaactgattgattgatggcCCGGTGGTGCCTTACAGTAAGAAGTGACATCAACAAGTAGAATCAGTTGCTGCTGGCTCCTGTCAGCCAGTCACAAGCAGATTGACATGTCAGAGATGCCTAACTGCTGCATTTTACCACTTTATTGCCCTAAGCAGGGGTGATGGTGGCGGCGGGGTCAAGAGAACATGAGAAGGGTAAGATGTGAAGGCACTTGAAGCTTCATGTTACACTGTTGTGCATGGGCACAAACTATAAGCATCTACTGAAATATAGAcagatttttatattaatatcaacagtttctcttctcttctcttctcttctcttctcttctcttctcttctcttctcttctcttctcttctcttctcttctcttctcttctctctcaaacCTGAACATTAATTGTTaacaaaagaagaggaaagacagTATCCTGCTCATCTTGGgatgtttattctgttattattTCAAGATGAAACAGGCCTTTTGTCTACATGATTTGTTTTGGGCTCCTTTAACATGAGCTGGAAGTGTGACCAGTTAACATAAGATAAAAGGGAAGTGTGGTGTGGgggagtgggggtgggggggtcaaTGGTCTCTTTAACACTTCATTGCCACACCCTTAAGGTGCCATTAGACTACTCACTTTTAAATACAATGCTACAGTAATGATCTACATTAGGCAGACAGAGGGACTGTCTAATCTCAGAGCAGTTTCGTTTTCCTCAGCAATTTAACTTCaggatttgtcttttttcttgtgtttctcaTGTATCTTAAAGAatgtgaatgatttttttttcctgcacatCTGCGTCTGCCTATTAAATCATCGTTAGGGGTCCTGTTGCTGTGCCCACCCACAGCAGAAAGATTTCAGGGAGGGACTTTGCCTTTCAGCATATAACCAGTGAGCAGCCTGATCCCGGTGAGACAGAGGGCTTTTCAAAACCTGGAATTAACCCAAGCAGACCTGCACTGCCGCCGGGATCTCTCACATTTAACCCCGCTGATGTGATGAGAAATCAAACTATAATGGATGTAGGTGGATGTGCCTTTGATGACGGATCTTTTGAAGAGGGCTGCGACACTCAGTCAGCTGGATCAGGTTTTTGATAAATGTGAGGGGAAATCACTCCGAGGTGTTTATATAGAGACTCTGCTGTTGTGGATGGACAGGTCAGGAGTGCATATGCAACAGTGTGGGAGCTCCGCTGGATTTATTTATCGCATCCTTCTGGATTTATCTGCCTCAAGAATCCGTTTCTTGGTCGGatgaaataaaaaggagaaTGTATGGAATAAACCAGCGCTGCATTTACATGTAAGAGCACTGATACGGCTGTAGACGAGCTTGCCAGACTGTGGTTAGGCCTGTATGATTGACAGAAATGACTTTGAATTCTTGATAATAAccgcttttcatttattgtcacaTCTACAGATCGTTTCATTTTTTCGTGCTGTGGTGCCATGCTCAGGTAAGAACTAAACCTATCgtcattgtttcagttttccTGTATAGAAAGTGACACGTTTGAATAAGTTCTAAAAACTCAACTTCAATATTTCAGACATACCACAAGTCTCTAAGGGGATAactggatattaaaaaaaaaaaaaaaaagtttataggACAAATTCGATTTGTACAACCTGTTTTTGGTGGTTATAAATTGGCTACACATTTCTTTATCCCagattagaaagaaaaaaattatgtattttatttttccctttGCATAAAAAAGGGGGAGAATCACCCGTCTCCTAATTTTAACCAGTATGTGAGGACGCAGGGCGCAGTGACGGACCAGCTCAGCCGCAGACAGGTCAGGGTTTACCAGCTCTACAGCCGCACCAGCGGGAAACACGTCCAGATTCAGGGCAAAAGGGTCACCGCCACAGCTGAGGATGGAAATATGTACGGTAAGAGATGACCGAGGCCTGTTGTTAACCTTGTAGGTCATTTCACTTTggttgaagcttttttttttctataggGTTGTATTTCCCACCGTGAAGCTCCACGGGGATCCTTCAGCAATTTGTTATTATGTAGGAATCGCTTTATTCCATCATTACAGGACTTTAACCAGTGTCCTCGTGCATCATTTAAAACCAAAGACAGACCAaaagttaaagatttaaaataaataccacTGATCTTTGGTTCTGAAAGACTCTTCTCACCATATGGATGAAAAATATTCTGTTcctggaaaaatgaaaaaaatattttaacctGTAACCAAAAGttgcaaattatatttttaaaccaGGTGgctggaaatgaaaacaaacaaacaaacaagcaaaaatatttacatgttacCAATATAACAGATAACAATATTTGAATTTTGCTTCATGTTGTACAGATTGAGtaaggaaaaacatttctgactaccatctttgtttggattaggaaaaaaaaaagtacaacttggggaattttattttattctattgtgCAGCAGATTCTGGAAATACCCCGAGAACAGTAACGACTGAAAGCTCTGGGTTTTTCAAAGATCTctagatatttattttttttgatatAATCAGATGCTTCGCTCTATGACTCATATGTAATGAGAGACACAGACTGGGGCCAGTTTGGACccatatttacattattttattttaaaagtggTCATTGGGGTTAGGGTAAAGGTTTATTGATTGTGATTTTTGCACAAATGTTCACTTTTGGGAAACAAAAGATAAAGTGCAAGTGGCTTTGGCACGTAAACAAGTTCTTTAGAAGAATAAAGAGAGAACTTTCTATCAAATTCAACTTTGGGTCCCTCACAGATAGTTTAGACCCTTGCTGGAGACCCTGTCCTCAGGCACAACCTGCAGTTTCACCTCCATCCAGCTCGTCCCTCCCTCTGTGAGCTGTTTTCAGGCTGTTATATGTTAATTCAGCCTCCCTGCTGTATCCATGATGCCATCGTCTGGCAAATTAGTGGCTGATTAGGCCAAGTGCTTTGTCTCTATGGCCCCAATACACAAGGCTGTTGTAATGCCTAGTGACCATAATTAACAGCAGGACAAATTCAATTGAGAATGTATATTCTGCTGCCAATAGAGCTCTTTAATGTGCAGtgataacatttatttaatcagCTGATGTTAAAGGTAACATCAGGAGCCTAATGAGGCCAGTGTGAGTACAAAAGTCACATTCAAAATTATAAcctgtagaaaaacaaaacaagttctTATATCAACAGGTAACACAATGCCTCAACTGACAAAAATATAACATCTTTACACACTTCATTGTctatatttgaaatatattaaatgCAGACCTTAAGTTAGTAACCCTTTCTGTGAAGTGCGTCTTTTATCTCTTGTCTCATAAGCCgtaatgaatgaaaatcagaCTATAAATGCTGTTTATGTCTTACGTTGTGCACTAAAGTAGAAAATGTAGTTCTTCATATTTGTGGAAAAAGATACAAATTTAAGGCAGGTCTGAAGAATATGTGCTATTCATTTAGGGAACGGCATGTTTGGCTGTATATGTAAAAAAGAGAGATGTGTTCAGTGAAGATGAGTCTGTGTTTGGTCCTTACGTTACTTAAcgttcttctctcttcctcttgcaGCTCGTCTGTTTGTCGAGACAGATACCTTCGGCAGTCGAGTAAGGATAAGAGGTGCAGAAAGTGGACGCTACCTCTGCATGAACCGGAAGGGGAAACTTGTTGGAAAGGTATGATGCAACATTTCTGTATCAAGAAGACTTTTGGCCGCAGATATTAAAACCTTACATTGATTTTAGTTTGTATAGAAACGTTTTGAGTCGGTGCTgtgacaaacaaattaaaatttgttgTATGGCAATATTACAAGCAGCTAAATTAGCAGCGGCTATCGTTGCAAGCAGAAGTGTAACATATAATCTTTGTACATTAAGGCAAAatttcaggttttattttaCACTCTTTGCCGATCATATAGATAAAATGTCATATCAGCTGTATGAGTGGACAAAAAGTCTCCAGTCACCGAAAACAACCTGCAGAATGGAAAAAAGTTCTAAATCCACAAAATCTGTGCCTGGCTTCACCTTATCAGATCTTACATTCACTACAACATACACTGAGCTCATACAGTGAAGCTTCAGTCTAACTCTGTTATCATTGTAGTCTCATAACTTGTCAGTCATCCCAGGACATGATGTGCTGGAAAAAAGCAATCCTCAGAGGACTGAGTGATAGTTGCTCAGCCTTATTGGCCATGGCTGACAGTGATGGGGGGAAAG of the Thunnus maccoyii chromosome 9, fThuMac1.1, whole genome shotgun sequence genome contains:
- the fgf17 gene encoding fibroblast growth factor 17 isoform X2, yielding MYGINQRCIYISFHFFVLWCHAQYVRTQGAVTDQLSRRQVRVYQLYSRTSGKHVQIQGKRVTATAEDGNMYARLFVETDTFGSRVRIRGAESGRYLCMNRKGKLVGKPNGRSRDCIFTEIVLENNYTAFQNAKYEGWYVAFTRKGRPIKASRTRENQREVHFIKRLHTGPPPFPNTDQSKHFEFIRFPATHRAKRNRKSRTSS
- the fgf17 gene encoding fibroblast growth factor 17 isoform X1, which translates into the protein MYGINQRCIYISFHFFVLWCHAQGENHPSPNFNQYVRTQGAVTDQLSRRQVRVYQLYSRTSGKHVQIQGKRVTATAEDGNMYARLFVETDTFGSRVRIRGAESGRYLCMNRKGKLVGKPNGRSRDCIFTEIVLENNYTAFQNAKYEGWYVAFTRKGRPIKASRTRENQREVHFIKRLHTGPPPFPNTDQSKHFEFIRFPATHRAKRNRKSRTSS